In Cardiocondyla obscurior isolate alpha-2009 linkage group LG07, Cobs3.1, whole genome shotgun sequence, the DNA window GTGAGTTACAACCAGCCAAATGTTAAAAGAATGCAACAGTTTCTTTCCAgccgaatataataattttaataaagcaaaaattatatataacggATATATTCTGGTCgttaatagttttaattacaaagattGAATGTTGATTTTGTGAGAGgttattaattctaaatatttacACGACAAAAATAGCTCTGTTAGAGATCGTTACATAAATGTAAGAGAATATTTGCAGACtctaaatttgtattaatagataatttcaaaagtagtctcgaaaaatattaataagtgaaataagaaagaaaatcataATTATATGTGCAAGATAATGCCTCAATGTGATTTTTAcaactaataaattaatacatatagcAATGACAAATAGAAAAACTTCTTCAGTTAAATCAGATGGACTAAATTTCacagaaatataattgcaaAAGTTGTTTGACTCAcgattacaatttcttttaattttattaaagtttatttggTAAAATTAAGAAGGTGGATATGGAAGAGTATTGTGAACGAAACCAGAGAGATatcaatgttttaaaaatttgttggccctgaaaagggccGATAGTTGTGGACAGTATCAGTAGATTTACTTCGAGCTAGTGTATTTGGTCACTGCCTTCGTTCCTTCACTCACCGCGTGCTTGGCCAATTCTCCAGGTAAGAGAAGCCTCACGGCAGTTTGTATCTCACGAGATGTGATTGTCGATCTTTTGTTATAGTGCGCCAATCTTGATGCTTCGGCGGCAATTCTTTCAAACACGTCGTTGACGAAACTGTTCATAATGCTCATCGCCTTGCTGGAAATTCCAGTGTCGGGATGTACTTGCTTCAACACCTTGTAGATGTAGATCGCATAGCtctccttcctcctcctcttcttcttcttatcggTCTTGCTAATATTCTTCTGAGCCTTTCCCGCCTTCTTCACCGCCTTACCACTGGTTTTCGGTGGCATAATGacgaaatttagcaacgaaACTCTCTCTCTACGTACGAGGTGCGAACTCAACGAAGTCTGAGCGTCGATTGATCGCTGCTAGGAAATCACCCGTATTTATATGAAACGGACGAGGCAAGCGGCGACCAATCAGATCGCGCGGCTCGGACCGAGGTCGAGTTCTCGGCAGCAGCAGTTGTTTCATTTTTTCGGCGTCGAGTCCGTGCAAGTTACAGAATACATGCCAAATATCATACAAGAATTATTTAgtaacattataaaataagtttaacaattcagtataatttatatgaatgtaaaaacgcaaaagatacGTCGAAATTGCGTTGGCTTCGTTAAACAACGAATTTAGAAGAGGTAAGAATGATGTATCGGTCAAATATCTttggatttaatttaacattgttTAAACATGGGTTTATCATACATTGTATGAAACTACGTgctttcaatataattatattaaaataaattatactgtgaacttcgaaatatttattaaacgaatCGTATTTTGTAGATTGCTgtacgtattattaatttatgatatttgtgttaatatttataaaggACATAATTCTATTCTATAAAATTGCAATCTAACTTCACAGTAAGTTCGTTcgattattcaattttataagtatttaattaaatattactaatttacaatgtaaaaaaattataagacaCAGAAGAACCGCATTTCTTTGTGAACTTGATCGGGCAatagaaagaattattttatttatgctaCTCcgtaatacattatttaaaacttgatACTTTCATGTGATGTGTTTCgtctaatattaaattatttccaaataaattaaaataacaaggTTATTCCTATAGGTACCTAAGCATAAGACATgctgaaatattttcatcCTTCGGTTATTTACCAAATAATAACTGAACTCGAATTcttatttagaataaaatagaatagcaagtattaaaataaaactaagatttaaattaatcaaatcaaAAATACAGCACTagatatattgtaaaaaatactaAGTTAAGTCTGCAGTTATTGCGCTATTTTTCGTAACATAGATTGACGCagtcttaaaaatttaatataaaaaattaaagtatagcATTGTTCAAAAGACTTAATATTTGCTACAGAAGAGAGtgtatttattagaaataggcagataaaaatgtaatgttGAACAGGATTACTCattcgtaataaataattttgtggccctgaaaagggccATTTCTGATAGATGCcggtttataataattatgctcCCTTTTCAGCCTTCTTGGGTAGCAGCATAGCTTGGgtgtaaaaatgtaatgttGAACTGGATTACTCattcgtaataaataattttgtggccctgaaaagggccATTTGTGATGGATGCcggtttataataattatgcttTCTTTTCTGTCTTCTTGGGTAGCAGTACGGCTTGGATGTTAGGTAGCACACCACCTTGGGCAATGGTCACGCCAGACAACAGTTTGTTCAACTCTTCGTCATTGCGGATGGCGAGTTGCAAGTGACGGGGAATAATCCTGGTCTTCTTGTTGTCACGAGCGGCATTGCCAGCCAACTCCAACACTTCGGCGGCGAGATACTCCATGACTGCAGCCAGGTAAACCGGTGCACCGGCGCCAACGCGTTCAGCGTAATTTCCTTTCCTCAGCAAACGGTGAATACGACCCACGGGGAACTGCAATCCCGCCCTGTTGGAACGGGACTTCGCCTTTCCCTTAACTTTGCCGCCTTTTCCACGTCCAGACATGTTGCTCGATTAATACGTTCGGATATCCTTCCTTCGTGAGAAGTAAGAGGAGAAGTGACGCTCTGGCGAGCTACGTCACTCTTTTATACGCGGAGAGAACCGCAACCTGCCACCAATAGGGACGTTTCCTGCTCAGGGAACTGGCACGCAACCTAGTGATTGGTGCGCTTGTTGCGCACAGAAACTGGTATATATACTGTTACGTGAGAAAGTCTCGGTTGTTGCCAGTTGTACCTCGGACGTGGCAGATCGTCTTTTcacgagtaattttttttaattcccacGTATTGCACGTAATGCTCTGTAAATTTCATAGCGTGAAGCATGTGAAAGCTATGGAGAAGACTGATAAGACTTAAAAGAATACGAGACGAAGTAAACTTTCATAAAATGTATTCGTAGTTCTGTACTGtttaatttgtgaaattattatagcccacgttatattgtataatttatttacagattaAAGATATAGGTTTGGCCAAAACGTTATTTCTCgacgattaaaaattgatttattaactttaacgtagaatatcgaaatatatatttgatatccGACATTTGTAAGGCTTAGAATGTAGTCTATCTTTTTATGCATTCGCTACGTTTCTATATGTTGTAAAAATGTTGATTTCATAAAGTAAAAGATCTTATAAACGTATGACGCAGTATAAAACTGCCGATAAAACATATCACGATATTTTTCTTCGtcatttttagtattttacaCCACAGTTACGTTCAATCGAAGAATATCAAAGAATGATATTTCATAAATTCGTTTTGCACAGGCAAGTGCAGATTTTCaagtttattaaatcaattggGAAAGTGGAGATCGATCGGGAAAACGTTTTgcttatgtttaatttaatttctttccagTCGTTTGGTCACTTTCCGTCCTAACCTCTCAAAAATTTTCAAGCGCACAATAAAATCAAACCGGAATATGTCAATGGAGACGAAATTTCTGTCGGAATCGAGAGCCGATTTACGGGATATCTTCCGTGCAGCCGTGAAAGCAGTATCACCTAACGAGATTGTAAGAAGAAGCGTAAAACTTTCGGATAAAATCTTGCACGTTGACGAGAGAAGCTTTCCACTTAAAGGGGATGTATATCTCGTTGGATTCGGTAAGGCAGTTATGGGAATGGCTATAGAACTCGAACGAATGCTGGGcgatattttgaaaaaaggCATTGTCAGTGTGCCaagcgtattaaaaaatgttacatggGCAACCGAGAGTGACTGCAGTTTCTATAAATTGTATAACAGTAGGATAGATTATCGCGAAGGTGGTATCAACAACCAACCTGACGACAGGTCGTTAGATACTACCCACGATATTATAGACTTGGTCGAGAAATTAACCGAAACGGATACTCTTATAGTATTGGTGTCAGGTGGAGGATCTGCATTGTTGTATATGCCAAGACCCGTTTTAGATCAAGAAGACAAGCTGGAGCTCTGTAAAAAGCTTCAAAATGCAGGCGCCGACATCACCGAGCTCAATACTGTAAGAAAAAAACTGTCTCTGGTAAAAGGAGGTGGTTTAGCACGTATGGCTTATCCAGCTTCTGTCGTTACTTTGATATTGTCTGATATCGTTGGTGATCCTGTAGATTTAATTGCTAGCGGCCCTACCGTTTATAGTTCGAGAGCGCCAGAGAATATTACtgctatattaaaaaaatataatttatatcaagCGCTAGACGGTGATTTGAAA includes these proteins:
- the LOC139104211 gene encoding histone H2B, with translation MPPKTSGKAVKKAGKAQKNISKTDKKKKRRRKESYAIYIYKVLKQVHPDTGISSKAMSIMNSFVNDVFERIAAEASRLAHYNKRSTITSREIQTAVRLLLPGELAKHAVSEGTKAVTKYTSSK
- the LOC139104210 gene encoding histone H2A: MSGRGKGGKVKGKAKSRSNRAGLQFPVGRIHRLLRKGNYAERVGAGAPVYLAAVMEYLAAEVLELAGNAARDNKKTRIIPRHLQLAIRNDEELNKLLSGVTIAQGGVLPNIQAVLLPKKTEKKA